In Rhodoligotrophos appendicifer, the sequence CACCGCTTCCAAAGACCGCTGGCTATTCGGCTGGCTTTGAATTTCCAAAACGCGATCATAGCGAGCCTTCGCCTCGGCCACATCTGCACTTGCGAGGACGAGTTGCTGGTTGATCTGGCCAAGCTGCTGCTCGAAAATGTCCTGGCCACCGGTGCTGATGATGTTGTTCTCTTGCTTGAACTGCTCAACAGCGTTCTCAGACACTCTGAGATTCTGCGCCAAGGCCGACAGACGCTCATTCAGCCAATCGGTCGCGAGCTTGGTCGCCTCGAATTTCGCCTCCAGCTGATCAACCAGATATTCTCCGGCAAAGGCGTTCGCAATGCGGGCGGCCTTGTCGGGGCTCTTCGCCGTGTAATTGATCACAAGCACATAAGTGCGCCCCTCACGTCTCACATCGAGACCCGTGAGGACCGCCTGCGCCAGGGAGGCCTGTTCCGGTGTAAGGGTGTCGTCCACAGGAAGCGGAGTCGCGTCACTTTTGGCTTCGGACTGAAACATGGACATGAGCCATCCAACGGGCGAGAAACCGTCGGACGTCGGTCGAAATTCCACGTCATTCGCCAATTTAAGCTTGTCAGCAACACGAAGAGCCGTCGCGGTCGACTTGATCAACTCCACCTGACTGTCAATCGCCGCAGTATCGGCCCCCATGCCGGAGAGGACCGCCTCGGCGTCGAAGACGGCTTTACTGCGGGTATCAATCAGGATGCTGGCGGAGGCGGTATAAAGCGGTGTTGCGACCATCAGGTACAAGGAAACCAGCGCCAGCCCAACAGCAATCGTTCCAGCGATGAGCTGCCACCGGCGGCGCAACGCCCTCATTATTTCGCGGAGATCAATCTCCGCGTCCTCAACCGCTGCAACAGTTTCGTTTTTCATCAACATCCGATTTCAGCACTCCACAGCTGAGGCGATCGGAGTTAGGCGGCCGCAATTCTAAAACTGAAGCCGCAGACCTACTCCGGTGTAATTTCGCGTATAATCATACTGACTAAAATTCGAGCTTCTATCAGTAAAGTCATAAAAAATATTCGCGCTGAAATTGCGGTTGACGAGATAATCAACCTTGATTCCAGTAGTCACAAGATCGTCTTTACGACCGCTTCCTTCATAATTACTATGAATGAAACCTAAATAAGGCGAGAAGATCAAATTTCTCAACATCTCATAGTCAGCGACGAGCCTGACAAGAGTATCCAGACGCCCGGATGCATTTGTCTGGATTGTCTCGCCGACGCGGCGCTCGGCAATCAGGTTCAATGTGAGCAGTGCGGTTGGATTGTAGAGAACCGCCGCGCGCATAGTCCAATCGCTGATATCCTTTAGATCGCCATCCTTGTAGTCCTGCACGAGATAGCCGAAGCCGAGCTCACCATGGATCAGATCGGTGATGTCGAACTCGACCCCTCCCAGCCCGGTGATGCCCTGAGAGCTTCGGTTATAACCATCCTTGTCGAAATCCCGGACATTGCCCTCGACAAGGGCAAAACCCGCGTAGCCCGGCGAGAACTCGTAAGCCCAGCGGGTCGCGGCGACATAGGTTTGACCATCACGATAATGCTGGTTCAGAGTTCCGCCTCCGACCGCGTCCACATTATCGTAGGATATCGTCGCCGCCGACCCGGCGAGTGAGCCCGAAAGCCGGTTGAAGCGCTTGTTCAGAGACAGACCACCCTCGACATTGGTGAACGGTACCGGCTCCAGAGCATTCTGCGGCGCCTCTAACGATCCGGGCGGCTCATGATCATAGACCGCATTCGCAAAGCCCGTGATGTTGAAGTCCTGGGTTACGTCAACCCGCCAGTTCGCCTTGCCGCCGACATCCGTCCGGTTCTGGCGGGACTCGTTGAAATAGGTGTAATTATCAAATGCTACGCTGACATTCAGCGCATGTCGGGCAAAATCCGAAACCGCCGAAACGGCACCACTCACTCTGTTCAGCCCATCGCCGATCTTGTCATGCGGCTCAGCATAAACATTGTCATCATAAATTATCGCATCTTCCAGCCACGGATAGAGGAAGAAGGACCCGACCCGACCGCCGATCGGATCATAATCCTCCTGGGGCCTGCTGCGCACGGCATTAGACTCAGCCGGGCTCTTGGAGACGACCGTATTGTTGAATACGGTCGACGCACTTCTCGTCTGAGTGGCACCAGCCACCCCACTAGATACCGCCTGCGCATGGCCGGGCTGAGCCCAAACAACCGCAAGGACGGCCCCCCCGAGCCATGCCGCGTGTTTCTTCAAACTCATCACCGCCCCGCCGGCCAAGCAATACTCTCAAGCCATGCGCCAATACACACGCAAGACTAAATCATCAGGCGTTCGGGCTGACCACACCGCCGGTCAATATGTCGGAGATCCTGCGAAGAGCATCCCGCACGGCATCCTGGTCGCCAGAGCGAATGGCCTGACGCAGTTCCCGAAACGCGCTCCGCAGCTCGCCCAAAGGCCGCTGACGCATAGCACGCTGGGAAGAGATACCGCCATTCGTGTCGCGCTGCAGTGCAACCGACTGAACCGGCGCCCGACTCTGCCGCTCCGTGATCTTGCCGAGGCGGTCCCGGAATCCCTCCAGGGCTGTCGCCGGCGCCACTGA encodes:
- a CDS encoding outer membrane beta-barrel protein gives rise to the protein MAGGAVMSLKKHAAWLGGAVLAVVWAQPGHAQAVSSGVAGATQTRSASTVFNNTVVSKSPAESNAVRSRPQEDYDPIGGRVGSFFLYPWLEDAIIYDDNVYAEPHDKIGDGLNRVSGAVSAVSDFARHALNVSVAFDNYTYFNESRQNRTDVGGKANWRVDVTQDFNITGFANAVYDHEPPGSLEAPQNALEPVPFTNVEGGLSLNKRFNRLSGSLAGSAATISYDNVDAVGGGTLNQHYRDGQTYVAATRWAYEFSPGYAGFALVEGNVRDFDKDGYNRSSQGITGLGGVEFDITDLIHGELGFGYLVQDYKDGDLKDISDWTMRAAVLYNPTALLTLNLIAERRVGETIQTNASGRLDTLVRLVADYEMLRNLIFSPYLGFIHSNYEGSGRKDDLVTTGIKVDYLVNRNFSANIFYDFTDRSSNFSQYDYTRNYTGVGLRLQF